The genomic interval ATGATCGTGCCGCCCTCCAGCAGGTCGAGATCAAAGGCGTGCGTAGGATGCCCCATCTCGTGCAGGGTGTAATTGCTGGCGTCCACGGCATTGCTGATGCGGCCGGCATCCAATAGCTCCAGCCGCTCCTGAATTTTCTGCGGCGAAGGTGCGATCTTGATCCCGCGAATAACGCGAGCAGTGTAACGCGCACACCCAGGTGCGTCTTCAATCTTGATGGCGAATTGCGCATCGCCTTTGGCGGCCGACAGTTTGGGCTGTATCGGCTTGAGATCCGCGTTGTAAAGAGCGGAGCACTCGCGGGCCACACCGTAATGATTCATGGCGTCAACGCGGTTGGTGGTGAGGTCCATCTCAAAGATGGTCTTAGCCCCTTCACTGTGGACCGATTCCACCGCAATACCAGCGTGCGTCAGTTCGTTGGCCAATGTGCGGTCGTCGGCTTTGATCTCCACAAATTCGCGCAGCCATGCCGGAGAAACTCTCATGCGAATTGCTCCAGGAAGCGGATATCACCCTGATAGAACAACTGGATGTCATCAATTTCATACATGCACATGGCAATGCGCTCAACGCCCATGCCGAAAGCGAAGCCGCTGATTTTCGCCGGATCATAGCCGTTGCCTTTGACGAACTCGAAGACGTTGGGGTCAACCATGCCGCAGCCCAGCAGTTCGATCCATCCGCCCTGCTTGCAGATGCGGCAACCCTTGCCGCCGCACTTGAAGCAACTGACAGCCACGTCGGCGCTGGGTTCGGTGAAGGGAAAGAACGAAGGGAAGAAGCGCGTCTTCACGTCCGAGCCGAACAGCGCCTTCATGGCGTGATCAAGCGTGCCCTTGAGGTCGCAGAATGTGATGTCGTTATCCACCGCCAGGCCCTCGACCTGATGGAAGACCGGCGAGTGAGTTGCGTCGGCGGTATCGCTGCGATGCACCTTACCAGGGATTACCACGCGCACCGGCGGTGGCTGCCGCTCCATGGTGCGAATCTGGACCGGCGAAGTATGGGTGCGCAGCAGCAGACGCTCGCGCTGGGGCTTGGATTCCTGACCAGCGATGAACAATGTATCCTGCGTGTCGCGCGCAGGATGATTAGGAGGAAAGTTCAGCGACTCGAAGTTGTAGTAGTCGGTTTCGATCTCCGGGCCGGTGCCGACGGAGTAGCCCATCGCGCGGAAGACGTTGACGATGTCGTTCATCGTCTTGATGACCGGGTGCTCGGCGCCCAGCGGACGGCGTGTGCCGGGAAGGGTAACGTCGAGCTTGTCAGCGGAGACCTGCGCTCCGCCCGAAATTCTTTCCTGGGCTTTTTCGATTTGTTGTTCGACAAAAATTTTTAGTTCGTTGACCCACCGCCCAACTTCCCGCTTGGCTTCGTTGGGAGCAGCCTTGAGCCACAGGTCGTTAATCTGGGTGAGAATGCCGTTCTTGCGTGCCATCCAGCGGTCACGGAAGTTCTTATGGTCAGCTTCCGTTTGGACCGCACCTGCTTCCTGCTGCAGCGCAGATTGCAGCTCGGCCGCAGCGCGATCGAGCGCAGCAGCCGAGTAATCTTCGAGTTTGGGAACGGTGTACGTAGCTCACCTTAACTTGCTTCCGAAAATTCAGTCGTCCCCTGCGGGGACTTAGGAATCTTTTTATCCTACCCGCCGTTGAAACGGCGGGCTATTTTCATCCGTCCCGCTTTGCGGGACTGGGTTGTCGCTGCTCGACAAAGCTTCGTAGAGACGTAGCTTGCTACGTCTCTCTGTTTGGTGTGTCCATAAACTATAGGCACACCAAAC from Terriglobales bacterium carries:
- the pheS gene encoding phenylalanine--tRNA ligase subunit alpha, translating into MARKNGILTQINDLWLKAAPNEAKREVGRWVNELKIFVEQQIEKAQERISGGAQVSADKLDVTLPGTRRPLGAEHPVIKTMNDIVNVFRAMGYSVGTGPEIETDYYNFESLNFPPNHPARDTQDTLFIAGQESKPQRERLLLRTHTSPVQIRTMERQPPPVRVVIPGKVHRSDTADATHSPVFHQVEGLAVDNDITFCDLKGTLDHAMKALFGSDVKTRFFPSFFPFTEPSADVAVSCFKCGGKGCRICKQGGWIELLGCGMVDPNVFEFVKGNGYDPAKISGFAFGMGVERIAMCMYEIDDIQLFYQGDIRFLEQFA